The following proteins are co-located in the Microbacterium sp. SORGH_AS_0888 genome:
- a CDS encoding CoA-acylating methylmalonate-semialdehyde dehydrogenase, translated as MVRELTHFIGGRHVAGTSDRFSDVFDPSTGAVQARVPLASTAEVQDAIANAEAAQLEWGAWNPQRRARVLLRFLDLIARDTDELARLLSSEHGKTIPDAKGDIQRGVEVVEFAAGGPHLLKGEYTTGAGTGIDVYSMRQPLGVVSGITPFNFPAMIPMWKIGPALAAGNAFVLKPSERDPSVPLRIAELFLEAGLPAGVLNVVNGDKEAVDAILHDDRVAAVGFVGSTPIAQHIYETAAANGKRAQCFGGAKNHMIVMPDADLDQVADALIGAGYGSAGERCMAISVAVPVGEETGDALAAKLAERVASLKVGAATDETADYGPLVTRAAVDRVSDYIRIGVEEGAELLADGRGHTVEGYENGFYLGPTLFDHVTAEMTIYREEIFGPVLIIARARDYEEALALPSRHEFGNGVSIFTRDGDTARDFTARVNVGMVGVNVPIPVPIAYHTFGGWKKSGFGDLNQHGPDAFRFYTKTKTVTSRWPSGIKEGASFVIPTMHES; from the coding sequence ATGGTGCGTGAGCTCACCCACTTCATCGGCGGACGACACGTCGCCGGCACGTCCGATCGGTTCTCGGATGTCTTCGACCCCTCGACCGGAGCGGTGCAGGCACGCGTGCCACTGGCCTCGACGGCCGAGGTCCAGGACGCCATCGCGAACGCCGAGGCGGCCCAGCTCGAGTGGGGCGCCTGGAACCCCCAGCGACGCGCGCGCGTCCTCCTGCGGTTCCTGGATCTCATCGCCCGCGACACGGACGAGCTGGCGCGGCTGCTCTCCAGCGAGCACGGGAAGACGATCCCCGACGCGAAGGGCGACATCCAGCGCGGCGTGGAGGTCGTGGAGTTCGCGGCGGGCGGGCCGCACCTGCTCAAGGGCGAGTACACGACCGGCGCGGGCACCGGGATCGACGTGTACTCCATGCGTCAGCCGCTCGGCGTCGTCTCGGGCATCACCCCGTTCAACTTCCCCGCGATGATCCCGATGTGGAAGATCGGCCCGGCGCTCGCCGCCGGCAACGCCTTCGTCCTCAAGCCGAGCGAACGCGATCCCTCGGTGCCGCTGCGGATCGCGGAGCTGTTCCTGGAGGCGGGGCTTCCCGCGGGCGTGCTGAACGTGGTCAACGGCGACAAGGAAGCCGTCGACGCGATCCTGCACGACGATCGCGTCGCCGCGGTCGGCTTCGTCGGGTCCACCCCGATCGCGCAGCACATCTACGAGACCGCCGCCGCGAACGGCAAGCGCGCACAGTGCTTCGGCGGTGCGAAGAACCACATGATCGTCATGCCGGACGCCGACCTCGACCAGGTGGCCGACGCCCTGATCGGCGCGGGCTACGGATCGGCCGGCGAGCGCTGCATGGCGATCTCCGTCGCCGTGCCGGTCGGCGAGGAGACCGGGGACGCCCTGGCCGCGAAGCTCGCCGAGCGCGTCGCGAGCCTGAAGGTCGGTGCCGCGACCGACGAGACCGCCGACTACGGCCCGCTCGTGACCCGCGCAGCCGTCGATCGGGTCTCCGACTACATCCGGATCGGCGTCGAGGAGGGTGCGGAGCTCCTCGCGGACGGCCGCGGTCACACGGTCGAGGGATACGAGAACGGCTTCTACCTCGGCCCGACCCTCTTCGACCACGTCACGGCGGAGATGACGATCTACCGCGAGGAGATCTTCGGCCCCGTCCTGATCATCGCCCGCGCCCGGGACTACGAGGAGGCCCTCGCCCTGCCCAGCCGTCACGAGTTCGGCAACGGGGTGTCGATCTTCACCCGCGACGGCGACACCGCCCGCGACTTCACGGCGCGCGTGAACGTGGGCATGGTCGGCGTCAACGTCCCGATCCCGGTCCCCATCGCGTACCACACCTTCGGCGGCTGGAAGAAGTCCGGGTTCGGCGACCTCAACCAGCACGGGCCCGACGCCTTCCGCTTCTACACGAAGACCAAGACCGTCACGAGCCGCTGGCCCTCCGGCATCAAGGAGGGGGCGAGCTTCGTCATCCCCACGATGCACGAGAGCTGA
- a CDS encoding amidase: protein MAVSRPTKEDVKAFAHRFRYQFDESEFDQLHEIVVAGLAGYDVVDELYAAHIEVEAPRRDSRYPDADENPLGAWYVRTEIAPTSAGVLDGRTVAIKDNVAVAGVPMMNGSRTLEGFVPREDATVVTRVLAAGATILGKAVCEDLCFSGSSFTSASGPVHNPWDLARTTGGSSSGNAALVATGEVDLAVGGDQGGSVRLPASFTGIVGHKPTFGLVPYTGAFPIERTIDHLGPMARTVEDAALLLSVLAGPDGLDPRQTEGSRGPGDLSTVGDGVAGLRIGLLSEGFGIPGMSDPEVDALVTAAAEALAADGATVTRISVPAHTYAGALWGTIASDGATYQMLDGNGYGLGVPGYYDPHQMEYFSRGKREHADALADTVKVTALTGAWGLRGLGGSSYAKAQRLVPFVRDGYDAALAEVDVLVLPTTPFTALPLLEAGDDRPEYLRKALSMIANTSPQDVTGHPATSVPVGLASGLPVGLMVVAPRFNDALGLRVAAAVQAQRGPLTPPALVHHA from the coding sequence ATGGCTGTCAGCCGCCCTACGAAAGAGGACGTGAAGGCGTTCGCGCACCGCTTCCGTTACCAGTTCGACGAGTCGGAGTTCGATCAGCTCCATGAGATCGTGGTGGCCGGGCTCGCCGGCTACGACGTGGTCGACGAGCTGTACGCCGCGCACATCGAGGTCGAGGCGCCCCGACGCGACTCCCGGTACCCGGACGCCGACGAGAACCCACTCGGCGCCTGGTATGTGCGGACCGAGATCGCTCCGACCTCCGCCGGCGTGCTCGATGGGCGGACGGTCGCCATCAAGGACAACGTCGCCGTGGCGGGCGTGCCGATGATGAACGGCTCGCGCACCCTCGAGGGCTTCGTTCCGCGGGAGGATGCCACGGTCGTCACGCGCGTGCTCGCGGCGGGAGCGACGATCCTCGGCAAGGCGGTCTGCGAGGACCTCTGCTTCTCGGGGTCGAGCTTCACCTCCGCGAGCGGGCCGGTCCACAACCCCTGGGATCTCGCCCGGACGACCGGCGGATCGTCCAGCGGCAATGCCGCACTCGTCGCCACGGGCGAGGTCGACCTCGCGGTGGGCGGCGACCAGGGCGGATCGGTGCGGTTGCCGGCTTCCTTCACCGGGATCGTCGGGCACAAGCCCACCTTCGGCCTCGTCCCGTACACGGGTGCGTTCCCGATCGAGCGGACCATCGACCACCTCGGGCCCATGGCGCGCACGGTGGAGGATGCGGCGCTGCTGCTGTCCGTGCTCGCCGGCCCGGACGGCCTCGACCCGCGTCAGACGGAGGGCTCGCGCGGGCCCGGCGACCTCTCCACGGTCGGCGACGGCGTCGCGGGGCTGCGGATCGGACTGCTGAGCGAGGGATTCGGCATCCCCGGGATGTCGGACCCCGAGGTCGACGCGCTGGTCACCGCGGCGGCCGAGGCGCTTGCCGCAGACGGCGCCACGGTGACCCGGATCAGCGTGCCCGCGCACACGTACGCCGGCGCGCTGTGGGGGACGATCGCCTCGGACGGTGCCACGTACCAGATGCTCGACGGCAACGGCTACGGCCTCGGTGTGCCCGGCTACTACGACCCGCACCAGATGGAGTACTTCTCGCGAGGCAAGCGCGAGCACGCGGACGCCCTCGCGGACACCGTGAAGGTCACGGCGCTGACCGGCGCCTGGGGACTGCGCGGCCTCGGCGGTTCGTCGTACGCGAAGGCGCAGCGCCTCGTCCCCTTCGTGCGGGACGGCTACGACGCCGCGCTGGCCGAGGTCGACGTCCTCGTGCTGCCCACGACCCCGTTCACGGCGCTTCCGCTGCTCGAGGCCGGCGACGACCGGCCGGAGTACCTGCGCAAGGCGCTGAGCATGATCGCCAACACATCCCCGCAGGACGTGACCGGCCACCCCGCGACCTCCGTGCCCGTGGGGCTGGCCTCCGGTCTCCCGGTCGGACTCATGGTGGTCGCGCCCCGTTTCAACGACGCACTCGGCCTGCGCGTCGCCGCCGCGGTCCAAGCCCAGCGCGGTCCGCTGACCCCGCCCGCCCTCGTGCACCACGCCTGA
- a CDS encoding LuxR C-terminal-related transcriptional regulator, producing the protein MDDATAGLTATLAPAAQRARRASGLDIAFIGTTEPGSPGRRLVISSLSGARSTALRGLRVPSGIGLGGRVLAVAHPVVVSDYAAAADITHDYDAIVVGHEGITSVAAVPITRNGRVHAVIYGGTRQGLMVGDRAVRALEVAARQIAAATPQPELPAQPDNRAALDELDRALALASGEMRTRLERVRALLEARPPASPSAPALTARERDVLRHVADGATNLEIAVAEGLRPETVKAYLRSAMHKLGAHTRAAACLHADRLGLLGPAPAHE; encoded by the coding sequence ATGGACGATGCGACCGCCGGCTTGACGGCGACACTGGCACCCGCCGCTCAACGCGCCCGCCGCGCGAGCGGCCTCGACATCGCCTTCATCGGCACGACCGAGCCCGGCTCGCCGGGACGGCGCCTCGTGATCTCCTCGCTGAGCGGCGCACGCAGCACGGCTCTGCGCGGTCTGCGCGTCCCCTCCGGAATCGGACTGGGCGGTCGGGTGCTCGCCGTCGCTCATCCGGTGGTCGTCTCCGACTACGCCGCGGCCGCCGACATCACCCACGACTACGACGCCATCGTCGTCGGGCACGAGGGCATCACCTCGGTCGCCGCCGTCCCGATCACGCGGAACGGCCGGGTGCACGCGGTGATCTACGGCGGCACACGACAGGGCCTCATGGTCGGCGATCGCGCCGTGCGCGCGCTCGAGGTCGCGGCCCGCCAGATCGCCGCGGCCACGCCGCAACCGGAGCTGCCCGCGCAGCCGGACAACCGCGCGGCGCTCGATGAGCTCGACCGCGCGCTCGCCCTCGCCTCGGGCGAGATGAGGACACGGCTGGAGCGCGTGCGGGCGCTCCTGGAAGCCCGCCCGCCCGCGTCGCCCTCCGCGCCGGCGCTGACCGCTCGGGAGCGCGACGTGCTGCGGCACGTCGCGGATGGCGCGACGAACCTCGAGATCGCCGTGGCGGAAGGGCTGCGGCCGGAGACCGTGAAGGCGTATCTCCGCTCGGCCATGCACAAGCTGGGCGCACACACGCGGGCCGCTGCGTGCCTGCACGCCGACCGGCTCGGGCTGTTGGGCCCCGCTCCCGCACACGAGTGA
- a CDS encoding AMP-binding protein: MTDDAVATRAYRAARDRLSSFAGDPRSAAAEFRWPDVGPRFNWAVDWFDAIARGNDREALVVLELDGSVTRRTFDQLSRESDRLAAWLAQRGVGRGDVVVLMLGNQVELWQSMLAIMKLGGVVLPTAPTVRGADLRDRVARSGARHVICDAGDVEAFADVDPAVVRVSVGAADGWRDLRDAQQHDAPPAPHPGTAPDDPLLFYFTSGTTSRPKLVEHSQVSYPVGHLPTAYWLGLRAGDRHLNISSPGWGKHAWSCFFAPWIAESTVLVYNYQRFEPARLLAVLREQQVTTLCAPPTVWRMLVGVDLGDRPAELRELIGAGEPLNPEVISEIRDAWGLTVRDGYGQTETTAQVGNVPGAPIKPGSMGLPLPGVPVVLVDPVTGERIDGVGEGELCLDLSQEPLALMTQYRDDPERDAQARVGGYYHTGDVAERDADGYITFIGRSDDVFKSSDYKISPFELESVLVEHPAVAEAAVVPVPDPLRLAVPKAYVALASGVEPSAETARSILAHARTELNAYQRVRRIEFAELPKTISGKIRRVELREREAALAAVGETAPNEWREEHFPDLRDATGTLRTARQPERTCHGMETRTSLG; this comes from the coding sequence ATGACAGACGATGCCGTCGCCACCCGGGCCTATCGCGCAGCGCGCGACCGACTCAGCTCCTTCGCGGGCGATCCGCGATCCGCCGCAGCGGAGTTCCGATGGCCGGATGTGGGACCGCGCTTCAACTGGGCCGTCGACTGGTTCGACGCGATCGCCCGGGGGAACGACCGTGAGGCGCTCGTGGTCCTCGAGCTCGACGGTTCCGTCACCCGGCGCACCTTCGACCAGCTCTCCCGTGAATCCGACCGGCTCGCCGCCTGGCTGGCGCAGCGCGGCGTCGGACGGGGCGACGTCGTCGTGCTGATGCTCGGCAACCAGGTCGAGCTGTGGCAGTCGATGCTGGCGATCATGAAGCTCGGCGGCGTGGTGCTGCCGACGGCGCCGACGGTGCGCGGCGCGGATCTCCGCGATCGCGTCGCCCGCTCCGGTGCGCGCCATGTGATCTGCGACGCGGGGGACGTCGAGGCCTTCGCGGACGTCGATCCCGCCGTCGTGCGCGTGAGCGTCGGAGCCGCCGACGGCTGGCGGGATCTCCGTGACGCGCAGCAGCACGACGCGCCGCCCGCACCCCACCCCGGGACCGCTCCCGACGACCCGCTGCTGTTCTACTTCACGTCGGGCACCACCTCCCGGCCCAAGCTCGTCGAGCACTCGCAGGTCTCCTACCCCGTCGGTCACCTGCCGACCGCGTACTGGCTGGGCCTGCGCGCGGGCGACCGCCACCTGAACATCTCCTCGCCGGGGTGGGGCAAGCATGCGTGGTCGTGCTTCTTCGCACCGTGGATCGCGGAGTCGACCGTGCTCGTCTACAACTACCAGCGCTTCGAGCCGGCCCGGCTGCTGGCGGTCCTGCGTGAGCAGCAGGTGACGACCCTGTGTGCGCCGCCGACGGTCTGGCGGATGCTGGTGGGCGTCGACCTCGGCGACCGGCCTGCGGAGCTGCGGGAGCTGATCGGCGCCGGGGAGCCGCTGAACCCGGAGGTCATCTCCGAGATCCGGGATGCGTGGGGTCTCACGGTCCGCGACGGCTACGGCCAGACCGAGACGACGGCGCAGGTGGGGAACGTGCCGGGCGCCCCCATCAAGCCGGGCTCGATGGGCCTGCCCCTCCCCGGGGTGCCGGTCGTGCTGGTGGACCCGGTGACGGGCGAGCGCATCGACGGGGTCGGCGAGGGCGAGCTCTGCCTGGACCTGTCTCAGGAGCCCCTCGCGCTCATGACGCAGTATCGGGACGATCCCGAGCGCGACGCGCAGGCGCGCGTGGGCGGTTACTACCACACGGGCGACGTCGCCGAGCGGGACGCGGACGGCTACATCACCTTCATCGGCCGAAGCGACGACGTGTTCAAGTCGTCCGACTACAAGATCAGCCCGTTCGAGCTCGAATCGGTTCTCGTCGAGCATCCGGCCGTCGCCGAGGCCGCGGTGGTCCCCGTGCCCGACCCGCTGCGGCTGGCCGTCCCGAAGGCGTACGTCGCGCTCGCGAGCGGCGTGGAGCCCTCGGCGGAGACGGCCCGCTCGATCCTGGCTCACGCGCGCACCGAGCTCAACGCCTACCAGCGTGTGCGGAGGATCGAGTTCGCGGAGCTGCCCAAGACGATCTCGGGGAAGATCCGCCGCGTCGAGCTGCGGGAGCGGGAGGCCGCGCTCGCCGCGGTGGGCGAGACGGCTCCGAACGAGTGGCGCGAGGAGCACTTCCCGGATCTCCGTGACGCGACGGGCACGTTGCGCACCGCGCGGCAGCCCGAGCGCACGTGTCACGGAATGGAAACACGGACGTCACTCGGATGA
- a CDS encoding SDR family NAD(P)-dependent oxidoreductase, with product MDIAGTVALVTGGASGLGLATARRLLARGADVVIADLPTSRGAEVAAEFPGRVRFAPGDVRSETDVAGALQLASELGDLRIVVTCAGLADAMKVTGRAGTYPLDRFRRVIDVNLVGTFNVIRLAAAHMQELALADDDERGVIVNTASVAAFDGQIGQSAYSASKAAIVGLTLPIARELAASRIRVVTIAPGTFDTPLLASLPEAARISLGSQAPHPSRLGHPDEFGLMVTQIVENPMLNGETIRLDAAIRMAPR from the coding sequence ATGGACATCGCCGGAACCGTCGCCCTCGTCACGGGAGGCGCATCAGGTCTGGGGCTGGCGACCGCCCGGCGCCTGCTCGCTCGCGGCGCGGACGTCGTCATCGCCGATCTGCCCACGTCGCGCGGCGCAGAGGTCGCCGCCGAGTTCCCCGGCCGTGTGCGGTTCGCCCCGGGCGACGTCCGCAGCGAGACCGACGTCGCGGGCGCGCTGCAGCTCGCGTCCGAGCTCGGCGATCTGCGCATCGTGGTCACCTGCGCGGGACTGGCTGACGCGATGAAGGTCACCGGTCGCGCGGGGACCTATCCGCTCGACCGCTTCCGTCGGGTGATCGACGTGAACCTCGTCGGGACCTTCAACGTGATCCGCCTCGCCGCGGCGCACATGCAGGAGCTCGCCCTCGCCGACGACGACGAGCGCGGCGTCATCGTCAACACCGCCTCCGTCGCGGCCTTCGACGGTCAGATCGGCCAGTCCGCGTACAGCGCGTCGAAGGCCGCCATCGTCGGCCTCACGCTTCCGATCGCACGCGAGCTCGCCGCATCCCGCATCCGCGTGGTGACGATCGCGCCGGGGACCTTCGACACCCCGCTGCTCGCGAGCCTTCCCGAGGCGGCGCGTATCTCGCTCGGCTCGCAGGCCCCGCATCCGTCGCGTCTCGGGCACCCCGACGAGTTCGGGTTGATGGTCACGCAGATCGTCGAGAACCCGATGCTCAACGGCGAGACGATCCGGTTGGACGCCGCGATCCGCATGGCCCCGCGCTGA
- a CDS encoding enoyl-CoA hydratase/isomerase family protein has protein sequence MNGASPDAEVLFARRGRAGIITLNRPRAINALTHAMVGLIRERLEAWRADDSVQTVVLDGAGERGLCAGGDIARLYQDATSGDGAASLAFWRDEYALDAAIARYPKPFVAIMDGLVLGGGIGLSAHASHRVVTESSRLGLPETGIGFVPDVGATWLLSRAPGELGTYLALTAGTVGAGDAIALGLADVYVPRRRLPLLVADLERSDATTALARHTVESPESELLAEHGWIDAAFGADRVAEILVRLRTGPTDDRAHKTAELIETRSPVASAVALAALRRAASLPDLESALEQEYRVSARALQTHDFVEGVRAQVIDKDRAPRWQPKDAATVDEAMVAAYFEPVSTRFPDQPPLVLGPGPSPAPASPPA, from the coding sequence GTGAACGGCGCATCGCCCGACGCCGAGGTGCTGTTCGCACGCCGGGGGCGAGCGGGCATCATCACGCTCAACCGCCCGCGGGCGATCAACGCGCTCACGCACGCCATGGTCGGGCTGATCCGCGAGCGTCTGGAGGCCTGGCGCGCCGACGACTCCGTGCAGACCGTCGTGCTCGACGGCGCCGGCGAACGCGGGCTCTGCGCAGGCGGCGACATCGCGCGGCTGTACCAGGACGCCACGAGCGGAGACGGCGCCGCATCCCTCGCCTTCTGGCGCGACGAGTACGCCCTCGACGCCGCCATCGCTCGCTACCCGAAGCCGTTCGTCGCGATCATGGACGGCCTCGTGCTCGGCGGAGGCATCGGCCTGTCGGCGCACGCCTCGCACCGCGTGGTCACGGAGAGCTCCCGGCTCGGGCTCCCCGAGACGGGCATCGGCTTCGTGCCGGACGTCGGCGCCACCTGGCTGCTCTCGCGCGCCCCCGGCGAGCTGGGCACCTACCTCGCCCTGACCGCCGGCACGGTCGGCGCCGGGGATGCGATCGCGCTCGGGCTCGCGGACGTCTACGTCCCCCGCCGACGCCTCCCGCTGCTCGTCGCCGACCTGGAACGGAGCGACGCCACCACGGCACTGGCCCGGCACACCGTCGAGTCGCCGGAATCGGAGCTGCTCGCGGAACACGGGTGGATCGACGCCGCGTTCGGGGCGGATCGTGTGGCCGAGATCCTCGTGCGCCTGCGTACGGGCCCGACCGATGATCGCGCCCACAAGACGGCGGAGCTGATCGAGACGCGGTCCCCCGTCGCGTCCGCGGTCGCCCTCGCCGCGCTCCGACGCGCGGCCTCGCTCCCCGATCTGGAGAGCGCCCTCGAGCAGGAGTACCGGGTCTCGGCCCGTGCACTGCAGACGCACGACTTCGTGGAAGGCGTGCGCGCTCAGGTGATCGACAAGGACCGCGCCCCGCGATGGCAGCCGAAGGATGCGGCCACCGTCGACGAGGCGATGGTCGCCGCCTATTTCGAGCCGGTCTCGACCCGCTTCCCCGACCAGCCGCCCCTCGTGCTCGGCCCTGGTCCGTCCCCCGCCCCGGCATCGCCGCCGGCCTGA
- a CDS encoding acyl-CoA dehydrogenase family protein, whose translation MPVDRLLPTEEAAEFIEIVEEFASRTMDPIVDDYEREERYPEGLFAQLGETGLLSLPFPEEVGGAGQPYEAYLQILEQIAQHWSAVATAISVHTMAGFAILTHGTPEQIERFLPDMLEGRLIGGYSLSEPHAGSDVSALQCRAVRASGGYTVTGEKSWITHGGRADLYILFARTGEGAKGVSAFIAPGDTEGLSFSPSLQKMGLSAVPTASAYWDGAFLPEDLRLGTEGKGLAIALGALDSGRLGIAAVATGIAQAALDVAVGYAMEREAFGKAIAQHQGVGFMLADMAVAVDGARTLYLDAARRRDLRRPFTRQASVAKLAATDAAMKVTTDAVQVLGGAGYTRDFPVERYMREAKVTQIFEGTNQIQRLVIARQLLS comes from the coding sequence ATGCCCGTCGATCGCCTCCTGCCCACCGAGGAAGCAGCGGAGTTCATCGAGATCGTCGAGGAGTTCGCGTCGCGCACGATGGATCCGATCGTGGACGACTACGAGCGAGAGGAGCGCTACCCCGAGGGCCTGTTCGCACAGCTCGGCGAGACCGGGCTGCTCTCCCTCCCCTTCCCCGAGGAGGTGGGCGGCGCGGGCCAGCCCTATGAGGCGTACCTGCAGATCCTCGAGCAGATCGCGCAGCACTGGTCCGCCGTCGCGACCGCGATCAGCGTCCACACGATGGCCGGGTTCGCGATCCTCACGCACGGCACGCCCGAACAGATCGAGCGCTTCCTCCCCGACATGCTCGAGGGGCGGCTCATCGGCGGCTACAGCCTCTCCGAGCCGCATGCCGGCTCGGACGTGTCGGCCCTCCAATGCCGCGCCGTTCGGGCCTCCGGCGGCTACACCGTCACGGGCGAGAAGTCCTGGATCACCCACGGCGGGCGCGCCGACCTGTACATCCTCTTCGCACGCACCGGCGAGGGCGCCAAGGGCGTCTCCGCCTTCATCGCCCCCGGCGACACGGAGGGCCTGTCGTTCAGCCCCTCGCTCCAGAAGATGGGACTGTCGGCCGTGCCGACGGCATCCGCCTACTGGGACGGCGCGTTCCTCCCCGAGGACCTGCGCCTGGGCACCGAGGGGAAGGGTCTGGCGATCGCCCTCGGCGCCCTGGACTCCGGGCGACTCGGCATCGCCGCCGTCGCGACCGGCATCGCGCAGGCGGCGCTCGATGTCGCGGTCGGCTACGCGATGGAGCGCGAGGCGTTCGGCAAGGCCATCGCACAGCATCAGGGCGTCGGGTTCATGCTCGCCGACATGGCCGTCGCGGTCGACGGCGCGCGCACGCTCTACCTCGATGCCGCCCGGCGCCGCGACCTGCGCAGGCCCTTCACCCGCCAGGCGTCGGTGGCCAAGCTCGCCGCGACGGACGCCGCGATGAAGGTCACGACCGACGCCGTGCAGGTGCTCGGCGGCGCCGGCTACACCCGCGACTTCCCCGTCGAGCGCTACATGCGCGAGGCGAAGGTCACCCAGATCTTCGAGGGCACCAATCAGATCCAGCGCCTCGTCATCGCCCGCCAGCTGCTGAGCTGA
- a CDS encoding CbtB-domain containing protein: protein MSTHSEVVAVPTARTAGAAVRALWIAGAVLVAAAAYYFVGIDQGVVSVFGSDTHIHEMMHDGRHMLGFPCH, encoded by the coding sequence ATGAGCACACACTCCGAGGTCGTCGCCGTCCCCACGGCGCGGACCGCCGGCGCCGCCGTCCGCGCACTGTGGATCGCCGGCGCGGTCCTGGTCGCGGCAGCGGCGTACTACTTCGTCGGAATCGACCAGGGCGTCGTGTCCGTCTTCGGGTCCGACACCCACATCCACGAGATGATGCACGACGGCCGGCACATGCTCGGCTTCCCGTGCCACTGA
- a CDS encoding acyl-CoA dehydrogenase family protein, with the protein MSLTTDVPSPYELTPDQHDIVAAVRDFAQSALRPHAVEWDQDKHFPTDVLEEAGALGLGGIYVRDDVGGSGLTRTDATLIFEELAKGDTAIAAYVSIHNMVAWMIDRFGSPELRTTWLPGLTSLRLRGSYCLTEAEAGSDAASLRTTAVADGDDYVINGEKLFISGAGSSAVYVVMARTGGPGPAGISALLVPADVPGLGFGANERKMGWNAQPTRAVVFEDVRVPRSHLLGQGGDGFTIAMRGLNGGRLNIGACSLGGAQWAYEQAVRHVRERVAFGRPLAENQSLVFRLADMHTRLEAARGLLRRAAHALDVGAADAVELCAMAKRFTTDVGFSVANDALQLHGGYGYLADHGIEKVVRDLRVHQILEGTNEIMSLIVGRSIVGRP; encoded by the coding sequence ATGAGCCTGACCACCGACGTCCCCTCCCCCTACGAGCTCACCCCGGACCAGCACGACATCGTGGCCGCGGTGCGCGACTTCGCGCAGAGCGCGCTCCGGCCGCACGCGGTGGAGTGGGACCAGGACAAGCACTTCCCGACCGACGTCCTCGAAGAGGCGGGCGCCCTGGGCCTGGGCGGCATCTACGTCCGCGACGACGTCGGCGGCTCCGGCCTCACCCGCACGGACGCGACCCTGATCTTCGAGGAGCTCGCGAAGGGGGACACCGCGATCGCCGCCTACGTCTCCATCCACAACATGGTCGCCTGGATGATCGACCGCTTCGGCAGCCCGGAGCTGCGCACGACCTGGCTGCCCGGCCTGACCTCGTTGCGACTGCGCGGCAGCTACTGCCTCACGGAGGCGGAGGCCGGCTCGGACGCCGCATCGCTCCGGACGACGGCGGTCGCGGACGGCGACGACTACGTGATCAACGGCGAGAAGCTGTTCATCTCGGGCGCCGGCTCCTCCGCGGTCTACGTCGTCATGGCGAGGACGGGTGGCCCCGGCCCCGCCGGCATCAGCGCCCTCCTGGTCCCGGCGGACGTCCCGGGACTCGGCTTCGGCGCCAACGAGCGGAAGATGGGATGGAACGCGCAGCCCACGCGCGCGGTCGTCTTCGAGGATGTGCGGGTCCCCCGCTCGCACCTGCTCGGCCAGGGGGGCGACGGCTTCACGATCGCGATGCGGGGACTCAACGGAGGGCGCCTCAACATCGGTGCGTGCTCGCTCGGCGGAGCCCAGTGGGCGTACGAACAGGCCGTCCGCCATGTCCGGGAACGCGTCGCCTTCGGGCGCCCGCTCGCCGAGAACCAGTCGCTCGTGTTCCGACTGGCCGACATGCACACCCGGCTCGAGGCCGCGCGCGGACTGCTGCGCCGTGCCGCCCATGCGCTCGACGTCGGGGCCGCCGACGCCGTCGAGCTGTGCGCCATGGCCAAGCGGTTCACGACCGACGTCGGATTCTCGGTGGCGAACGACGCGCTGCAGCTCCACGGCGGGTACGGCTATCTGGCCGACCACGGCATCGAGAAGGTCGTGCGCGATCTCCGCGTCCACCAGATCCTGGAGGGCACGAACGAGATCATGAGCCTCATCGTCGGCCGATCGATCGTGGGGCGGCCGTGA